The proteins below come from a single Rhodanobacter sp. LX-99 genomic window:
- a CDS encoding SPOR domain-containing protein gives MAARKGRGRQAVRNGSNGFPGWGYAVIGLVAGAILMAVMMRGSLLTSLRKADGPQANPQATAERGSAPGVLESTGDNAPKKPQFDFYSVLSEKEVRIPDAEISAQARVEQQQKQQQAAQLQAQQAAQAAPTTAPANAPAAVSQDVTAAPATAVPQPAAGSGYLLQVGAFPNAADAETLKAKLALQGFVANVQSVNIGGQTYNRVRLGPFRSATELESTKQRLAGAGINAIALKEGR, from the coding sequence ATGGCAGCACGCAAGGGCAGGGGCCGGCAGGCCGTGCGCAACGGCAGCAACGGTTTCCCGGGCTGGGGTTACGCGGTCATCGGCCTGGTGGCCGGCGCGATCCTGATGGCCGTGATGATGCGCGGCAGCCTGCTGACCAGCCTGCGCAAGGCCGACGGCCCGCAGGCGAATCCGCAGGCCACGGCCGAGCGCGGCAGCGCGCCGGGCGTGCTCGAATCGACCGGCGACAACGCACCGAAGAAGCCGCAATTCGACTTCTATTCGGTGCTGTCGGAGAAAGAAGTGCGCATCCCCGACGCCGAGATCAGCGCGCAGGCGCGCGTCGAGCAGCAGCAGAAGCAGCAACAGGCGGCACAGCTGCAGGCGCAGCAGGCCGCCCAGGCGGCGCCGACGACGGCGCCGGCCAACGCACCGGCCGCGGTCAGCCAGGACGTCACCGCCGCGCCGGCCACCGCCGTGCCGCAACCCGCTGCCGGCAGCGGCTACCTGCTGCAGGTCGGCGCCTTCCCGAACGCCGCCGACGCGGAAACGCTGAAGGCGAAACTCGCGCTGCAGGGCTTCGTCGCCAACGTGCAGTCGGTCAATATCGGCGGGCAGACCTACAACCGCGTGCGCCTCGGCCCGTTCCGCTCGGCCACCGAGCTGGAGTCGACCAAGCAGCGCCTGGCCGGCGCCGGCATCAACGCGATCGCGCTGAAGGAAGGCCGCTAA
- a CDS encoding DUF4124 domain-containing protein yields MRKPLLVIAAVVLVASLSARAQNTGNIRYKWYDGQGLMHFSDSLTAEAMKYGYDLVNDRGLVVQHVPRQLTAAERAAANKLAAEQAAKQRAAQERANADTQMLAAYPDEESYQISLQQALDTIDQQIHTTQINLRSQEKALTDLLGRAADLENAKSPVPKFLADSIAQQRNVVATLRNTLRRQQTLHAQTVQQQVGQLAHYRELKAAQEQPAE; encoded by the coding sequence ATGCGCAAACCATTGCTCGTCATTGCTGCTGTCGTACTGGTCGCGAGCCTGTCGGCGCGCGCCCAGAACACCGGCAACATCCGTTACAAGTGGTACGACGGGCAAGGCCTGATGCACTTCAGTGACAGCCTCACCGCCGAAGCGATGAAGTACGGCTACGACCTGGTCAACGACCGTGGCCTGGTGGTGCAACACGTACCGCGCCAGCTGACCGCCGCAGAACGCGCCGCGGCCAACAAGCTGGCCGCCGAACAGGCGGCCAAACAGCGCGCCGCGCAGGAGCGCGCAAACGCCGACACGCAGATGCTGGCGGCCTATCCGGACGAGGAGTCCTACCAGATCTCGCTGCAGCAGGCGCTGGACACCATCGACCAGCAGATCCACACCACCCAGATCAACCTGCGCAGCCAGGAAAAGGCCCTGACCGACCTGCTCGGCCGCGCGGCCGACCTCGAGAACGCCAAGAGCCCGGTGCCGAAATTCCTGGCCGACAGCATCGCGCAGCAGCGCAACGTGGTCGCCACCCTGCGCAACACGCTGCGCCGCCAGCAGACCTTGCACGCACAGACCGTGCAACAGCAGGTCGGGCAGTTGGCGCACTATCGCGAACTCAAGGCGGCGCAGGAGCAGCCGGCGGAGTAG
- a CDS encoding GNAT family N-acetyltransferase, which yields MPATAAIRVVPVDDALRPKLLGLHVLPVQRGWVGAIADLLADVALCPDSEAMAILRGDTPVGYYCVEATPRGVTGRDLEPPSLGLRGFFIDAAWQGRGLGQLALQAMFADLARRRPWARQLVLMVDRSNHAALRLYQRAGFDDSGELYHGGRSGPQRLLRRPLP from the coding sequence ATGCCAGCCACTGCCGCCATCCGCGTCGTCCCGGTCGACGACGCACTGCGCCCGAAGCTGCTGGGCCTGCACGTACTGCCGGTCCAGCGCGGCTGGGTCGGCGCGATCGCCGACCTGCTGGCCGACGTGGCGCTGTGCCCCGACAGCGAAGCGATGGCGATCCTGCGTGGCGACACGCCGGTCGGCTACTACTGCGTCGAAGCCACGCCGCGCGGTGTGACGGGGCGCGACCTCGAACCGCCGTCGCTGGGCCTGCGCGGGTTCTTCATCGATGCCGCCTGGCAAGGCCGCGGCCTGGGTCAACTGGCGTTGCAGGCCATGTTCGCCGACCTCGCCCGGCGTCGCCCGTGGGCGCGCCAACTGGTGCTGATGGTCGACCGCAGCAACCACGCGGCCCTGCGGCTGTACCAGCGCGCCGGCTTCGACGACAGCGGCGAGCTGTACCATGGCGGGCGTTCCGGCCCGCAGCGCCTGCTGCGGCGGCCACTGCCCTGA
- a CDS encoding phosphomannomutase/phosphoglucomutase translates to MALNIANERLRGLRVDWQALLPLAGGTVLLLLGLFCAWQTWLIADEGNAIQRVHMAQDEAVQALSREIASQRGAVEKVLAGVDPATLMSDPARSAAALRQQLPQAKKLELYSGDLSEVLKANYREFGYAKAAQLMAAQSAEGVPLAQSVSYGNGDRRLSLVIPLGPPQQAQAWAWVELPFAPLRQRFAAVSPAGGRLDLRQGDDSGYVQLFSHGTTSAEAEAAGKPIAGSVFSVGAGLPGAFIVLPRSWLLSGLLTLFGLGGGGYLLWLRLRHLRAPSEAEQPEAAVEVPKVAAVRVRPPAPAAPPVAAAVGVDPGIFRAYDVRGVVGKTLNKDVARVLGQSIGTLMGEKGLREIVVGRDGRLSGPELAGALAEGLREAGVDVIDIGAVPTPVVYYATYRFNTGCGVAVTGSHNPPDYNGFKIVVGGETLSEGAIQDLYQRIASGALASGGGGGLRQVDVAPDYIEKIISDVLAERRLKVVVDCGNGIPGAIAPQVLEGVGCEVIPLYCDVDGTFPNHHPDPSDPANLEDLILAVRQTGADLGMAFDGDGDRLGVVTKGGEIIYPDRLLMLFARDVLSRQPGATIIYDVKCTSHLKGQILDAGGSPLMWRTGHSLIKAKMRETGAELAGEMSGHFFFKERWYGFDDGVYAAARLLEILAGDLQGRRPEEIFATLPKSVSTPELKVELAEGEHYRFMDKLRQQANFEDATLVTIDGMRADWPDGWGLVRASNTTPVLVLRFEADSPVALKRIQQVFRQQLLAVDPGLKLPF, encoded by the coding sequence ATGGCGTTGAACATCGCGAACGAACGGCTGCGAGGCCTGCGGGTCGACTGGCAGGCGCTGCTGCCGCTGGCCGGCGGCACCGTGCTGCTGCTGCTGGGTCTGTTCTGTGCGTGGCAGACCTGGCTGATTGCCGACGAAGGCAATGCGATCCAGCGCGTGCATATGGCCCAGGACGAGGCCGTCCAGGCGCTGTCCCGGGAAATCGCCAGTCAGCGCGGTGCGGTCGAAAAGGTGCTGGCAGGCGTGGACCCGGCAACCTTGATGAGCGACCCGGCGCGGTCCGCCGCGGCGCTGCGCCAGCAACTGCCGCAGGCGAAGAAGCTGGAACTGTACAGCGGCGACCTCAGCGAGGTGCTCAAGGCCAATTACCGCGAATTCGGCTACGCCAAGGCGGCCCAGCTGATGGCCGCGCAGAGTGCCGAAGGCGTGCCGCTGGCGCAGAGCGTCTCCTATGGCAACGGCGATCGCCGGCTGAGCCTGGTGATTCCGCTGGGGCCGCCGCAGCAAGCCCAGGCCTGGGCCTGGGTCGAGTTGCCGTTCGCTCCGCTGAGGCAGCGTTTCGCCGCGGTTTCGCCAGCCGGCGGCCGCCTCGACCTGCGCCAGGGCGACGATAGCGGCTACGTGCAGCTGTTCTCGCACGGCACCACCTCGGCCGAAGCCGAGGCGGCCGGCAAGCCGATCGCGGGCAGCGTGTTCAGTGTCGGCGCCGGCCTGCCGGGTGCCTTCATCGTGTTGCCGCGTTCGTGGCTGCTGAGCGGGCTGCTGACCTTGTTCGGCCTCGGTGGCGGCGGCTACCTGCTGTGGCTGCGCCTGCGCCATCTGCGGGCACCGTCCGAAGCGGAACAGCCCGAAGCCGCGGTCGAAGTCCCCAAGGTCGCGGCGGTCCGCGTCCGACCGCCGGCGCCGGCCGCGCCGCCGGTTGCGGCGGCGGTCGGCGTGGACCCGGGCATCTTCCGCGCGTACGACGTGCGCGGCGTGGTCGGCAAGACCTTGAACAAGGACGTGGCGCGCGTGCTGGGCCAGTCGATCGGCACGCTGATGGGCGAGAAGGGCCTGCGCGAGATCGTGGTCGGCCGCGATGGCCGGCTGTCCGGGCCGGAACTGGCCGGGGCACTGGCCGAAGGCCTGCGCGAGGCCGGCGTGGACGTGATCGACATCGGCGCAGTGCCGACGCCGGTGGTGTACTACGCCACCTACCGCTTCAACACCGGCTGCGGCGTGGCCGTCACCGGCAGCCACAACCCGCCGGACTACAACGGCTTCAAGATCGTGGTCGGCGGCGAGACGCTGTCCGAAGGGGCGATCCAGGACCTGTACCAGCGCATCGCCAGCGGCGCGCTGGCCAGCGGCGGCGGCGGTGGCCTGCGCCAGGTCGACGTGGCGCCGGACTATATCGAGAAGATCATCTCCGACGTGCTGGCCGAGCGCCGCCTGAAGGTCGTGGTCGATTGCGGCAACGGCATTCCCGGCGCGATCGCGCCGCAGGTGCTGGAGGGCGTCGGTTGCGAGGTGATCCCGCTGTACTGCGACGTCGACGGCACGTTCCCGAACCACCATCCGGACCCGTCCGATCCGGCCAACCTAGAAGACCTGATCCTCGCGGTGAGACAGACCGGGGCCGACCTGGGCATGGCGTTCGACGGCGATGGCGACCGCCTCGGCGTGGTCACCAAGGGCGGCGAGATCATCTATCCCGACCGCCTGCTGATGCTGTTCGCGCGCGACGTGCTGTCGCGCCAGCCCGGCGCCACGATCATCTACGACGTGAAGTGCACCAGCCACCTGAAGGGGCAGATCCTGGATGCCGGCGGCAGTCCGCTGATGTGGCGCACCGGGCATTCGCTGATCAAGGCGAAGATGCGCGAGACCGGCGCCGAACTGGCCGGCGAGATGAGCGGGCACTTCTTCTTCAAGGAGCGCTGGTACGGCTTCGACGACGGCGTCTACGCCGCCGCGCGGCTGCTGGAGATCCTCGCCGGCGACCTGCAGGGGCGCCGCCCGGAGGAGATCTTCGCGACGTTGCCGAAGAGCGTCTCCACGCCGGAACTGAAGGTCGAGCTGGCCGAGGGCGAGCACTACCGCTTCATGGACAAGCTGCGCCAGCAGGCCAATTTCGAGGACGCCACCCTGGTCACCATCGACGGCATGCGCGCGGACTGGCCGGACGGCTGGGGACTGGTGCGCGCGTCGAACACCACGCCGGTGCTGGTGCTGCGTTTCGAGGCGGACAGCCCGGTCGCGCTGAAGCGGATCCAGCAGGTCTTCCGCCAGCAGCTGCTGGCAGTGGATCCCGGGCTGAAGCTGCCCTTCTGA
- the dut gene encoding dUTP diphosphatase encodes MTIDVELKILDPRLGDSIPLPQAATPGSAGMDLRAALDAPLTLAPGESALVPSGIAIHIGDPGWCALVVPRSGLGHKHGLVMGNLVGVIDADYQGPLMISCWNRGSQSYTIAVGDRIAQLLLVPVAQARLNVVADFAPSERGGGGFGSTGIQ; translated from the coding sequence ATGACGATCGACGTCGAACTGAAGATCCTCGATCCGCGTCTCGGCGACAGCATCCCGCTGCCGCAGGCCGCCACGCCCGGCAGTGCCGGCATGGACCTGCGCGCCGCATTGGACGCGCCGCTGACCCTGGCGCCGGGCGAAAGCGCACTGGTGCCCAGCGGCATCGCGATCCACATCGGCGACCCGGGCTGGTGCGCGCTGGTCGTGCCGCGCTCGGGGCTGGGCCACAAGCACGGGCTGGTGATGGGCAACCTGGTCGGGGTGATCGATGCCGACTACCAGGGGCCGTTGATGATTTCGTGCTGGAATCGCGGCAGCCAGTCGTACACCATCGCGGTGGGCGACCGCATCGCCCAGCTGCTGCTGGTGCCGGTGGCGCAGGCACGGTTGAACGTCGTGGCCGATTTCGCGCCAAGCGAACGCGGCGGCGGCGGGTTCGGTTCCACCGGCATCCAATAA
- the pyrE gene encoding orotate phosphoribosyltransferase — protein MHDYQRDFIELTLQREVLRFGDFTLKSGRHSPYFFNMGRIDSGAALAQLGRAYAAAVMNAGIAVDMLFGPAYKGIALAAATAIALADGHGRDLPWAYNRKEAKDHGEGGVLVGAPLKGRVLIVDDVMTAGTAVRESLALIRAHGATPAGVLIALDRQERGQGERSAAQEVAADYGIPVIAITGLDDVLAYAGERPQLAAEHARLLAYRERYGVQR, from the coding sequence GTGCACGATTACCAGCGCGACTTCATCGAACTCACACTGCAACGCGAAGTACTGCGCTTCGGCGATTTCACCCTGAAATCCGGCCGCCACAGCCCGTACTTCTTCAACATGGGGCGGATCGACTCCGGCGCCGCGCTGGCCCAACTCGGCCGCGCCTATGCCGCCGCCGTGATGAACGCCGGCATCGCCGTCGACATGCTGTTCGGCCCCGCCTACAAGGGCATCGCGCTGGCCGCCGCCACCGCGATCGCGCTGGCCGACGGCCACGGCCGCGACCTGCCGTGGGCCTACAACCGCAAGGAGGCGAAGGATCACGGCGAGGGCGGCGTGCTGGTCGGCGCCCCGCTCAAGGGCCGCGTGCTGATCGTCGACGACGTGATGACCGCCGGCACCGCGGTGCGCGAATCGCTGGCGCTGATCCGCGCGCACGGCGCCACGCCTGCCGGCGTGCTGATCGCGCTGGACCGGCAGGAGCGCGGCCAGGGCGAACGCTCCGCCGCACAGGAAGTGGCCGCCGACTATGGCATCCCGGTGATCGCGATCACCGGCCTCGACGACGTGCTGGCATATGCCGGCGAGCGCCCGCAGCTGGCCGCCGAGCATGCCCGCCTGCTGGCTTACCGCGAGCGCTACGGGGTTCAGCGTTGA
- the argS gene encoding arginine--tRNA ligase: MKEQLRELVLQAIQSLQDDATLPADLSLPGFVIERARSREHGDFASNVAMLLAKPARAKPRELAEKLVAALPANTLVEKVEIAGPGFINFFLGAGAYHAEVRRIMAEGDAYGRSAGGHGKTVGVEFVSANPTGPLHVGHGRAAAIGDCLSRLLAATGWNVKREFYYNDAGVQIANLAISVQARARGITPDDSGWPENGYRGDYIADVARAYLDRESVVADGETVTAAGDVDDLDAIRRFAVASLRREQDLDLQAFGVGFDTYFLESSLYTDGKVEETVRELVAHGHTYEDGGALWLRTTDFGDDKDRVMRKSDGTYTYFLPDVAYHLSKWQRGYERAITELGSDHHGSLARVKAGLQALDCGIPKGWPEYVLHQMVTVMKGGEEVKISKRAGSYVTLRDLIDEVGRDATRYFLISRKSDSQLVFDIDLARSQSNDNPVYYIQYAHARVCSVLRQAPEKGFTVDLADGLAQLARLDNEHEQILLTELSKYPELVEAAAANLEPHLVAAWLRELANAFHTYYNSHQFLVEDASLRNARLALVVATRQVLKNGLDLLGLGAPEKM; encoded by the coding sequence GTGAAAGAACAGCTGCGCGAACTGGTGCTGCAGGCGATCCAGTCCCTGCAAGACGATGCCACCCTGCCTGCCGATCTCAGCCTGCCCGGCTTCGTGATCGAGCGCGCGCGCAGCCGCGAACATGGTGATTTCGCCAGCAATGTGGCGATGCTGCTGGCAAAACCGGCACGCGCCAAGCCGCGCGAGCTGGCCGAGAAACTGGTCGCCGCGCTGCCGGCGAATACCCTGGTGGAGAAGGTCGAGATCGCCGGCCCCGGCTTCATCAACTTCTTCCTCGGCGCCGGCGCCTATCACGCCGAGGTACGCCGGATCATGGCCGAAGGCGACGCCTACGGGCGCAGCGCCGGCGGCCACGGCAAGACTGTCGGCGTGGAATTCGTCTCGGCCAACCCGACCGGCCCGCTGCACGTGGGCCACGGCCGCGCCGCGGCGATCGGCGACTGCCTGAGCCGCCTGCTCGCCGCCACCGGCTGGAACGTGAAGCGCGAGTTCTACTACAACGACGCCGGCGTGCAGATCGCCAACCTGGCGATATCGGTGCAGGCGCGCGCCCGCGGCATCACCCCGGACGACAGCGGCTGGCCGGAGAACGGCTACCGCGGCGACTACATCGCCGACGTGGCGCGCGCCTATCTCGACCGCGAGTCGGTGGTCGCCGATGGCGAGACGGTGACCGCGGCCGGCGACGTCGACGACCTCGACGCGATCCGCCGCTTCGCCGTGGCCAGCCTGCGCCGCGAGCAGGACCTGGACCTGCAGGCGTTCGGCGTGGGCTTCGATACCTATTTCCTCGAATCGTCGCTGTACACCGACGGCAAGGTGGAGGAGACCGTGCGCGAGCTGGTCGCGCACGGCCACACCTACGAGGACGGCGGCGCGCTGTGGCTGCGCACCACCGATTTCGGTGACGACAAGGACCGCGTGATGCGCAAGTCCGACGGCACCTATACCTACTTCCTGCCCGACGTGGCCTACCACCTGAGCAAGTGGCAGCGCGGCTACGAACGCGCGATCACCGAGCTGGGTTCGGACCACCACGGTTCGCTGGCGCGGGTGAAGGCCGGCCTGCAGGCGCTCGACTGCGGCATCCCGAAGGGCTGGCCGGAATACGTGCTGCACCAGATGGTGACGGTGATGAAGGGCGGCGAGGAGGTGAAGATCTCCAAGCGCGCCGGCAGCTACGTCACCCTGCGCGACCTGATCGACGAGGTCGGCAGGGACGCCACGCGCTACTTCCTGATCTCGCGCAAGTCCGACTCGCAGCTGGTGTTCGACATCGACCTGGCGCGCTCGCAGTCGAACGACAACCCGGTCTACTACATCCAGTACGCGCATGCCCGCGTCTGCAGCGTGCTGCGCCAGGCGCCGGAGAAGGGCTTCACGGTCGACCTCGCCGACGGCCTCGCCCAGCTGGCGCGGCTGGACAACGAGCACGAGCAGATCCTGCTCACCGAGCTGTCGAAGTACCCTGAACTGGTCGAGGCCGCGGCGGCGAACCTGGAGCCGCACCTAGTCGCGGCGTGGCTGCGCGAACTGGCCAACGCGTTCCACACCTACTACAACTCGCACCAGTTCCTGGTCGAGGACGCCAGCTTGCGCAACGCGCGCCTGGCGCTGGTGGTGGCGACCCGCCAGGTGTTGAAGAATGGTCTGGATTTGTTGGGCCTCGGCGCCCCGGAGAAGATGTAA
- the coaBC gene encoding bifunctional phosphopantothenoylcysteine decarboxylase/phosphopantothenate--cysteine ligase CoaBC, giving the protein MSLAQRRILLGVSGGIAAYKSCELVRRLRDLDAEVRVVMTEGATHFVSPTTFQALSGQAVRVSLWDAQAEAAMGHIELARWAERILVAPASADLLARLAHGMADDLLTTLCLASAAPLYLAPAMNQQMWAHPAVQANIATLRQHGAQLLGPAVGDQACGDVGSGRMLEPHELRDALVASFGDRSLAGLKVLVSAGPTYEDIDPVRFIGNRSSGRMGFAVAEAAAQAGAEVTLVAGPVSLATPAGVARRVDVRSAAQMHAAVLAAAAQADVYIGAAAVGDYRPLEVSAQKLKKRDGSELTLRLGENPDILASLSAQTAHPFLVGFAAETHDVASYAQGKLRHKGLDMIAANQVGGGLGFEAADNALTLYWADGAVELPRAAKAELARQLIAHVAARYRATRG; this is encoded by the coding sequence ATGAGTCTTGCCCAACGCCGCATCCTGCTCGGAGTGTCGGGCGGCATCGCCGCCTACAAGTCCTGCGAACTGGTCCGCCGCCTGCGCGATCTCGATGCCGAGGTGCGCGTGGTGATGACCGAGGGCGCCACCCACTTCGTCAGCCCCACCACGTTCCAGGCGCTGTCCGGCCAGGCCGTGCGGGTCAGCCTGTGGGACGCGCAGGCCGAGGCGGCGATGGGTCATATCGAACTGGCGCGCTGGGCGGAACGCATTCTGGTGGCGCCGGCCAGCGCCGACCTGCTGGCGCGGCTGGCGCACGGCATGGCCGACGACCTGTTGACCACGCTGTGCCTGGCCAGCGCCGCGCCGCTGTACCTGGCGCCGGCGATGAACCAGCAGATGTGGGCGCACCCGGCGGTGCAGGCGAATATCGCCACCTTGCGCCAGCACGGCGCGCAGCTGCTGGGGCCGGCGGTGGGCGACCAGGCCTGCGGCGACGTCGGCAGCGGCCGCATGCTGGAGCCGCACGAATTGCGCGATGCGCTGGTGGCCTCGTTCGGCGATCGTTCGCTGGCCGGGCTGAAGGTGCTGGTCAGCGCCGGCCCTACCTACGAGGACATCGACCCGGTGCGTTTCATCGGCAACCGCAGCTCCGGCCGCATGGGTTTCGCGGTGGCCGAAGCCGCCGCCCAGGCCGGTGCCGAAGTGACCCTGGTGGCCGGGCCGGTAAGCCTGGCCACGCCGGCCGGCGTGGCGCGCCGCGTCGACGTGCGCAGTGCGGCGCAGATGCACGCGGCGGTACTGGCCGCCGCCGCACAGGCGGACGTCTATATCGGTGCGGCCGCGGTCGGCGACTACCGGCCGCTGGAGGTATCCGCGCAGAAGCTGAAAAAGCGCGACGGCAGCGAGCTGACCCTGCGCCTCGGCGAGAACCCGGACATCCTGGCCAGCCTTTCCGCGCAAACCGCGCACCCGTTCCTGGTCGGATTCGCCGCGGAGACGCATGATGTGGCGAGCTATGCGCAGGGCAAGCTGCGCCACAAGGGGCTGGACATGATTGCGGCAAACCAGGTGGGCGGCGGTCTCGGTTTCGAGGCGGCCGACAATGCGTTGACGTTGTACTGGGCCGACGGCGCCGTCGAACTGCCGCGGGCGGCGAAAGCCGAGCTGGCGCGTCAGCTGATCGCCCACGTGGCCGCACGCTACCGGGCGACGCGCGGATGA
- a CDS encoding exodeoxyribonuclease III has product MRIISLNANGIRSAATKGVFDWLRKQDADVICLQETKAQEGQLTDAMFRPDGHHCFYRDASSKKGYSGVAIYARREPDQVLTELGWDEFDNEGRYIEARFGNLSVVSLYFPSGSSGDERQQFKFKAMEWITPIFDAWLKSGRDYVICGDWNIVHTRNDIKNWSSNQKNSGCLPEERAWLDLLFHERGWVDSFRAIKPDAVEYTWWSNRGQARANNVGWRIDYQVITPSLRQRLKSCSIYRDERFSDHAPYTVDYAD; this is encoded by the coding sequence ATGCGCATCATCAGCCTCAACGCCAACGGCATCCGCTCGGCCGCCACCAAGGGCGTGTTCGACTGGCTGCGCAAGCAGGACGCCGACGTGATCTGCCTGCAGGAAACCAAGGCGCAGGAAGGCCAGCTGACCGACGCGATGTTCCGACCCGACGGCCACCACTGCTTCTACCGCGACGCCAGCAGCAAGAAGGGCTACAGCGGCGTGGCGATCTACGCCAGGCGCGAGCCGGACCAGGTGCTGACCGAACTGGGCTGGGACGAGTTCGACAACGAAGGCCGCTACATCGAGGCGCGCTTCGGCAATCTCAGCGTGGTCTCGCTGTATTTCCCGTCCGGCTCCTCCGGCGACGAGCGCCAGCAGTTCAAGTTCAAGGCGATGGAGTGGATCACGCCGATCTTCGATGCGTGGCTGAAAAGCGGCCGGGACTACGTGATCTGCGGCGACTGGAACATCGTGCACACGAGGAACGACATCAAGAACTGGTCGTCCAACCAGAAGAACTCCGGCTGCCTGCCGGAAGAGCGCGCGTGGCTGGACCTGCTGTTCCACGAGCGCGGCTGGGTCGACAGCTTCCGCGCGATCAAGCCGGACGCCGTCGAATACACCTGGTGGTCGAACCGCGGCCAGGCGCGCGCGAACAACGTGGGTTGGCGCATCGACTACCAGGTCATCACGCCGTCCTTGCGCCAGCGTCTCAAGTCCTGCTCGATCTACCGCGACGAACGCTTCTCCGACCACGCGCCGTACACAGTCGACTATGCCGACTGA
- the radC gene encoding DNA repair protein RadC: MSIRDWPEGERPREKLLARGSSALSDAELLAVLLGSGSRGKDALALGRELLNTAGSLGTLLSRSERHIRVGGLGPVKRARIAAALELARRSLAEQLLERPSLGNPRDSGDYLRARLRHLPYEVFGCLYLDNRHRVLAFEELFRGTVDGASVHPREVVRACLQHNACAVIFAHNHPSGVAEPSAADRAITHELRDALQLVGVRVLDHLVIGSGEPVSMAARGLI; encoded by the coding sequence ATGAGCATCCGCGACTGGCCCGAAGGCGAACGTCCCCGCGAAAAACTGCTGGCGCGCGGCAGCAGCGCGCTATCCGACGCCGAGCTGCTGGCGGTGCTGCTGGGCAGCGGCAGCCGCGGCAAGGACGCGCTGGCGCTGGGCCGCGAACTGCTGAATACCGCCGGCAGCCTGGGCACCCTGCTCAGCCGCAGCGAACGGCACATTCGCGTCGGCGGACTGGGACCGGTCAAGCGTGCACGCATCGCCGCCGCGCTGGAGCTGGCACGGCGCAGCCTGGCCGAACAGCTGCTGGAGAGACCCAGCCTGGGCAATCCGCGCGACAGCGGCGACTACCTGCGTGCACGCCTGCGCCATCTGCCGTACGAGGTGTTCGGCTGCCTGTACCTGGACAACCGCCACCGCGTGCTGGCATTCGAGGAGCTGTTCCGCGGCACCGTCGATGGCGCCAGCGTGCACCCGCGCGAGGTGGTGCGGGCCTGCCTGCAGCACAATGCCTGCGCGGTGATCTTCGCCCACAACCACCCCTCCGGCGTGGCCGAACCCAGCGCCGCCGACCGCGCGATCACCCACGAGTTGCGCGACGCGCTGCAACTGGTCGGCGTGCGCGTGCTCGACCACCTGGTGATCGGCAGCGGCGAGCCGGTGTCGATGGCGGCCCGCGGCCTGATCTGA